The region TTGCTGGGCGACGAGTTCCTTGCCCGTGCCCGATTCCCCGAGGATGAGCACGTTGGCTTCGCTTGGGCCCACCTGTTCGATGAGCTCCACGACCTTGCGGATTTCCTGGCTGTTGCCGATGATCCTGGTATCCTGCAACCGGCCGATCTGTTTTTTGAGGTCGCGGTTTTCGCGGGTCAGGCGCACGTGTTCCGCCGCCTTTTTGACCACGGCCAGCAATTCGTCATTGTCCGTGGGCTTGGTCAGATAATCCCAGGCCCCGATCTTCATGGATTCGACGGCGCTGCTGACGTTGCCGAACGCTGTCAGCATGATCACCGGGGTCGTCATCCCTTCCTCGTGCATCTTCTGCAGCACATCAAGGCCGCTCATGCCCGGCATGCGCATGTCCAGAAGGACGACGTCCACGGGCCTGGCGCGCAATGTGGCCAGGCCGGACGAGCCGTTGTCCGCCTCCAGCACCTTGAAGCCCGCGTCGCCGAGGACGACGCGGACCATGAGCCTGTGCGCCGGTTCGTCGTCAATCACGAGGACTGTGGACTGTGAGGTCATGTGCTGCTCCCGGTTTGGTTGGCGGGGAAGAAAAGGGAGACGGTGGTGCCTCCGGTCGCCGGCGTTTCGATCTGGATGCTGCCGCCATGCTCCTGCATGATGGTGTGGACGATGGCCAGGCCAAGGCCGGTGCCCTTGTTCCGGGTGGTGAAGAACGGCTCCAGGGCGTGCTCGCGCTCTTCAGGGCTCATGCCTGTTCCGTTGTCCCGGACGCGAATCCACGTCCCGCTCGCGGCGGGCTCGGACCAGAGTTCGATCAGGCCGCCTTCCTCGGGCAGGGCCTCGACGCTGTTCATGAGCAGGTTGATGATCGCCTGCTTCAGGGCGTCCCGGTCGGCCTGCACGGTTTGGGCATCCGTTCATTGTTCCAGGCGACCGTTTCTGGCGCCTGCATCCATGGACAAGAGAGTATGCACTTCCCGGAAAATCTCTGCAAGGGGCACCTGGGCGAAGCTCAGCTGCCTTGGCCTGGCCAGGAAGAGCAGATCGGTGATGACGCGGTTCAGGCGGTCCGCTTCCTGGACCATGGTCCGTGCATACAGCTCTTCGGGGTCGCGTCCGGCAAGCTTCTTGGCGAAGAACTGGGCGAATCCGCGCAGGGCCGAGAGCGGATTTCGAATCTCGTGAGCAACACCCGCCGCCATGCGGCCGATGGCGGCCAGCTTTTCTTTGCGGTGCAGCTCCCGCTCAAGACCGGCCAGTTCCGTACGGTCGCGAATCAGCACGAGGCGCTGCTCCGATCCATCCTTCAAAGGGAGTTGCAAAATTTCCAGATGCCGATCGGCCGTCTTGAGGGTGCTCCAGTCCTGTCCGGGTTGCCTGTCCGGCGTCAGACCCAGGTTCGAGAAAATGCTGGAGAGCGGTTGCCCCACGAGGCCGAGTCCGCCCATGAGGCTTGTGGCCGCCGGATTGGCCGCCACGACCGTGCCGTCGGCGGAGAGGGTCAGCAGACCGTCGGGCATGTTGTCCAGCAGGCGGGCGTTAAAGGATTCCAGGCGTTGCAGGCGTCTGTGCTGTTCGTTGCGTTGCAGAAATCCCAGGAGCAGAATCCAGAAGACGATGGTCACCGCCAGGATGTACCCGGTCTGCAGGATGGCCGTGCGCTTGTATTTGCCGAAGGCCGCCAGATGGTGGGTCATGTCGACGCCGATGAGCAGGAGCGGCGGCTGCTTGTCCGGCGGACACTGGCCGTCGGGACAGGCGGGAGCGGTAGTTAGGTGCGAGATGCGTCCCAGGACCATGATGGGCTGACCTTCGAAGTTCATTTCGCCGCTCCATTCCCCGGCGTTGCCGATGCTCGCCCAGGCGATGGTCGGCAGCTGGCCCTGGATCGCCTTTGGATCATTGTGCGAGGAGAGCAGGATGTGCCCGAGGGGGTTGTAGAGGCCGATGAAGCGTGCGTCGGTGCGCTTGATGTAGTCCTGGAGCAGTTCCTTGGCCAGGGTGCGATGGAGGTGCAGAAGCGTGTTGGTGTGTTCGGGGGTCGCGGGCAACTGCAGTTCCCGGCGCAGATTGATTTCGATCCCGGTGGCGATGGCGCGCGCCGTGACCAGGGCGTGCTCGTGAAAGGATTCCTGCTGCTGACGCAGATTGCGCCATGTGGAGAAGCTCAGCGCCAGACCAAGGACAAACACGGCCATGGTGGCCATCATGATGGTGCGATCGCTGCGAGACGGGAGAACGAGTTCCATGGCCTGCCTTTCTCAAGGAAAAGGCAAAGGCCGCAGGGGGTACGGCCTTTGCCCTTTTCAAGGGAGGGAGAGAGAAGGTTTTACATGGTTTGTGCGGCTGGGCATCCGGGAGCGGAGCCGACGCCTGGGGTGGCGCCGCTGGAGTGTGCTCCGCATCCGGACATGCGTCCGCAGCCTCTGCCGGATTCGATGGGAACGGGCTTACCGGCGATTTCAGTCAACTCCACGCGGTAGTCCGCATTGAGTTTCTCTTTTTTCGCCTGCAGTTCGCTCACTTCGGCCACGGCCTTGTCGATGGCGGCTTTGTCGGTCGGGGTTGCCGCAAACAGGGCTTCCATGGCTTCGTGCTTGGCAAGGAGCTCCTTGTGGAGGGCAAAGAGTTCCTTGTGGTGTTCGTCGGTCACTGCCTGGACTTTCTGTTGCTGTTCGGGGGTCAGGCCGGACATGAAGTCCTGGTAGTGTCCCTGTCCCGGACAGCCGCTCTTGTAGGCCTGGGCTCCGGCTGCGAGGGCCAGGACCAACGAGGCGGCGATTATGAGGTGTTTCAGGTACATTTTAAGGCTCCCTTTGCAATTACATTCTGGAGGTAGTGGAATGTCTTTGGTTGGACCTCACATAGCAGGCGTCGTGCCAAAAGCTTAAGTTGTTTTATTTCAGCTTGTTGAGATTTGTGGTCGTGCGTCCTGCAGGAGATTTGCGTGCCGGTTGCTGCACAAGACGTGTGCATGTGCAATATATTGCATTTTTCCCGGTATTGCCATTGCCGGGGAAAGGATTACCTTTACCTCCATATTTATCGCAAACAGCCTGCTTCAAGGCGTAAGGGAGGTCCGTATGTGCAAGGGTTGCGGATGTTTGAGAGGCAAGACCACCACGACCGTGGTCAAGCATGAGCACGAACACACCCACGGGGATCTGACCCACAGTCATCCCCATGACCATGATCACGACCATGTCCACGACGAGCAGCCTCCAGCAGCTCATGAGGATCACAAGCATTAGTATCGACGGAAGCGCGTCGGTTCAAGGGCCGCCTGCAACAAGTGGGGGGCCTTTTTTCATCTTTACAGGTTTACAGGGAGGGTGCGTGCGTAAAACCGGAATGATCGTGCTTGGGCACGGCAGCAGGCGCAGGGAGGTTTCCTTGCAGTTCACGGCCATGGTGGAGCGGGTCGCGCGGGAAGTCAGCGGCGCGCCGGTCCTGCCGGCCTTTTTTTCCCTGGGCGAACCGACCCTGGCCGACCAGGTGCGCGCCCTTGCCTTGCAGGGCTGCGACAGGATCGTGGTCATGCAGTACTTTCTCTACAACGGGGTGCATATCGAGCAGGACATTCCGGAAATGATCGCCGCCCTGCGGGAGGAATTTCCAGGGGTCGAGTTCGTGCTCCAGCCGACCCTGCAGGACGATCCCGCCCTTGAGCGCCTCATAGTTGATCGCCTTTTGGCGGATGCGGGCCGATGACTCTGTCATGAAACCTCCTCGCCTTCGTCTCCGGTACGAAACACGCGGATCCTAGTGTGCTTCAACGGCAAGAAGTTCGAATCCGGGTGTTCCGGGTGGACCGACTTGCCACACACAATGGAGGTATCCATGTCGCGTGTTTGTCATATCCATCAGGACATCGAGATTCGGCTGCGGGAAAAATTCAGGAAGATCGAAAGGGAAAACGAGGGGTTACGGGAATCCATGTGCCAGGACCGGGAGCTTGAGCCGGATCTGGCGGATCAGGCCAGCACCGCTTCCTCCCAGGACTGGAACATGATACGCTACAATCGCAACGTTAAGCTGCTGAGGGACATCACCGTCGCCCTCAAGGCCATCGACAACGATTCCTACGGGATCTGCGAAATGTGCGGAGAGCATATTGCCGACCGCAGGCTCCTGGCCATACCGAGCGCGCTCTTCTGCATAGAGTGCCAGGAGATGATCGACAGGCATCCCGGAGAATTCGGACGCACCGGACTTGGGGACGGGGTTCTGGCAGCAGTCTGATCGGCCGCCCTCTCCCGTCAATGGTCCGGACCGGGGCCACCGGCCCCTAAGGATTGAGCCGTCCATGCAGAAGAATTACGTACTTGATACCAATGTGCTCATTGACAACCCCCAATGCATCCGCGCCCTGCGCAACGGCCAGGAAAACCGGGTCATCCTGCCGTACACCGTTCTGCGAGAGCTGGACAAGCTCAAGCGCGAGCCGCGTGTGGCCCACATCGTGGCCCAGGCCATTGCCGCCCTGCAGGACGACCCGGATGTCCTGTTCCTCCCGCCCCGGACGTTCACGGACGCGGAAAGCAAGAGCGGCGATGACCTGATTCTTGACGAACTCAAAGACAGCGGAGTGGATGCGCCCATCCTGGTCACCAACGACCGCATCCTTCAGCTCAAGGCCCGCATCCACGCCATCGCCAGCGAGGGGTACCGCGATTCAAATCCCTTCCGCTCCGAATCCCAGTCCTACACCGGTTTTGTGCGCGAGGGCGAGCCGCCCATTGCCAACAGCTTCGCCTGGGTTGGCGGACAGCCGTACATGCACGCCACCTCCGGGCCCCGCTTCATCGATTTTCAGCACAACGTCTGGAACGTGCGGCCGCGCAACGTCTATCAGAACCTGGCCCTGGAACTGCTTCTCGACGATGCCGTGAACCTGGTCACCATCCAGTCCGAGGCCGGATACGGCAAGACCTTCCTGGCCCTGGCCGCAGCTCTGTTCATGGCCCTTGAGAAGAAGGACAATCCATACCGCAAGATCTACCTTGTCAAACCCGTCATCGAGATCGGCGCCAAGCTCGGCTATCTGCCCGGCGATCTTGAGGAAAAGATGGCTCCCTACGTGCGCTACATCGGCGATCTGCTCATGAAGCTGCACGACCTGCGCCCGGCCAACCGCATCTTCGCCGACAGCGAGAGCGGCAATTTCAGGTACAATCCCAAACGCTTCGAGATTCTGCCTATCGCCTTCATCCGGGGCATGAACCTTGAGAACGCGGTGGTCATCATCGACGAGATGCAGAACCTTTCGCGCACGGAGACTCGGGCGCTTTTGACCCGCATGGGCGAAAACGTGAAATGCATCTGCCTTGGCGACACGCGCCAGGTCGACAATCCCTATCTGAACGAATCCAACAACGGTCTGAACTGGACCGTGAAGATGCTCAAAGGGCTGCCTGGATACGGGCACATCGTCCTCAAGGGCGAACGCTCGCGTGGGCCCATCACGGACATGGTCATCAAGACTGGGCTCTGATTTTCCGGGCGCCAACGGCCCGGTCCTTTCCCCACAAATCTTTATACCCCGTCTGCCGCGTGTGAGATTCCCTCACGCGGCAGGCGATGTCGCGTCCTTGCAAAGCTCCCAGGTTGCCAGAAAGGCGGAGCCGAAGCTGCGCTCCTCGGCGAAGCTGCGCGCCGCTTCGCCCATGCGTTTGACCCGGCATGGGTCGCCGCAGAGTTCGATCATGGCCTGCGCCAGGGCCTTTGCGTTCCGTCCGGGAACGATGAGTCCGGTCTTGCCGGGATCGATGTTCTCCATGGGTCCTCCCTTGTCGCTGACGATGATCGGCAGCCCCGAGGCCTGGGCCTCCAGGACCACATTGCCGAAAGTGTCCGTGGTCGATGGAAAGACGAAAAGATCGGCGGAGGCATAGGCCTCGGCCAGGGCCTCGCCGTGCAGGACTCCGGTGAAGAGCGCCGGCAGTCCTGTAAGTTCCCGCTCCATCTCCTCCCGATACGGCCCGTCGCCGACGATGACGAGGCTGACCCCGTGCCCGCGTAACGCCTCGTGGGCCGACTTGAAGGCCTCGCAGAGGATGTCCAGATCCTTTTCCCGTGAGACTCTCCCGACATAGATGAGCTTGAACTGGTCAACGCCCCGCCAGCGCTTGAAGAATCCGTTGCGCTTGATCGGATCGAAGCGCGCGGTGTCCACTCCGCGAGGGTAAACCCGTATGGCCCCGCGCTCCACGCCGAAGGACGTCAATTCATCGGCGATGGCCTGGGACGGGGCATAAACGACGTCCATCTGCTTGTAATACCAGGCCATGTACTTGCGGGTCAGGTCTTCAAGGCCGGAATCGCCGGTCAGGGAGGCGACATATTGGGGAAAGGCCGTGTGATAGGTGCCGTGGATGGGAATCTGCAGAATTCTGCTTATGGCCAGCGCGGCGAGGCCGACGGGACCGGGCGTGGCGGCCAGGATGAGCTTCGCGTCCGCTTCGAGGGTGTATTCGAGCATGCGCAAAAACGGTGGGTAGGAAACGGAAAGTTCGGGATACTCGGGTATCGCGAAGGTGCCGATGGGGTCGAAGACCTGGAGGCCCGGCGCGTTCTCGCCCTGTCCGCAGGTGATCACGGTCATGTTCTTGCCGTGTTCGAGGGCCATGTCCAGCTGCTGGCGGATGGTCCATGAGACGCCGTTCACGTCTTCGAAGGTGTCCGTGAAATGCAGGAGCGCGAGGGGACGGGGCCTGGCCTGTCCGAAAGCGCGGGCGCATTTG is a window of Desulfomicrobium macestii DNA encoding:
- a CDS encoding periplasmic heavy metal sensor — translated: MYLKHLIIAASLVLALAAGAQAYKSGCPGQGHYQDFMSGLTPEQQQKVQAVTDEHHKELFALHKELLAKHEAMEALFAATPTDKAAIDKAVAEVSELQAKKEKLNADYRVELTEIAGKPVPIESGRGCGRMSGCGAHSSGATPGVGSAPGCPAAQTM
- a CDS encoding TraR/DksA family transcriptional regulator gives rise to the protein MSRVCHIHQDIEIRLREKFRKIERENEGLRESMCQDRELEPDLADQASTASSQDWNMIRYNRNVKLLRDITVALKAIDNDSYGICEMCGEHIADRRLLAIPSALFCIECQEMIDRHPGEFGRTGLGDGVLAAV
- a CDS encoding histidine kinase dimerization/phospho-acceptor domain-containing protein; the protein is MELVLPSRSDRTIMMATMAVFVLGLALSFSTWRNLRQQQESFHEHALVTARAIATGIEINLRRELQLPATPEHTNTLLHLHRTLAKELLQDYIKRTDARFIGLYNPLGHILLSSHNDPKAIQGQLPTIAWASIGNAGEWSGEMNFEGQPIMVLGRISHLTTAPACPDGQCPPDKQPPLLLIGVDMTHHLAAFGKYKRTAILQTGYILAVTIVFWILLLGFLQRNEQHRRLQRLESFNARLLDNMPDGLLTLSADGTVVAANPAATSLMGGLGLVGQPLSSIFSNLGLTPDRQPGQDWSTLKTADRHLEILQLPLKDGSEQRLVLIRDRTELAGLERELHRKEKLAAIGRMAAGVAHEIRNPLSALRGFAQFFAKKLAGRDPEELYARTMVQEADRLNRVITDLLFLARPRQLSFAQVPLAEIFREVHTLLSMDAGARNGRLEQ
- a CDS encoding sirohydrochlorin chelatase, which translates into the protein MRKTGMIVLGHGSRRREVSLQFTAMVERVAREVSGAPVLPAFFSLGEPTLADQVRALALQGCDRIVVMQYFLYNGVHIEQDIPEMIAALREEFPGVEFVLQPTLQDDPALERLIVDRLLADAGR
- a CDS encoding sensor histidine kinase, which produces MQADRDALKQAIINLLMNSVEALPEEGGLIELWSEPAASGTWIRVRDNGTGMSPEEREHALEPFFTTRNKGTGLGLAIVHTIMQEHGGSIQIETPATGGTTVSLFFPANQTGSST
- a CDS encoding PhoH family protein, producing MQKNYVLDTNVLIDNPQCIRALRNGQENRVILPYTVLRELDKLKREPRVAHIVAQAIAALQDDPDVLFLPPRTFTDAESKSGDDLILDELKDSGVDAPILVTNDRILQLKARIHAIASEGYRDSNPFRSESQSYTGFVREGEPPIANSFAWVGGQPYMHATSGPRFIDFQHNVWNVRPRNVYQNLALELLLDDAVNLVTIQSEAGYGKTFLALAAALFMALEKKDNPYRKIYLVKPVIEIGAKLGYLPGDLEEKMAPYVRYIGDLLMKLHDLRPANRIFADSESGNFRYNPKRFEILPIAFIRGMNLENAVVIIDEMQNLSRTETRALLTRMGENVKCICLGDTRQVDNPYLNESNNGLNWTVKMLKGLPGYGHIVLKGERSRGPITDMVIKTGL